A single region of the Plantactinospora soyae genome encodes:
- a CDS encoding efflux RND transporter permease subunit produces the protein MSFLARLSLANRGLVALIAIVITAFGAYAVPSLKQQLLPSLEFPAAFIIAPYPGAGPEVVEEQVAEPIENSIQGIAGLDKVTSTSQEGSATLQVEYEFGTDLDDAVNKMQTALNRIQLPEGVEPQVIAGSTDDLPAVVLAAAGSGDERALADQLTDTVVPELESIDGVRTVEVTGARDQQVVITPNPAKLAVAGVSPTAIGTALQANGVTIPAGAVTENDQTRTVQIGGRIASVEELAGIFLPPARPGGQPVRLGDIATVEQQLAAPTSFTRTNGTNSLGIMVTASPDGNAVRISHEIRDRLADLSTASGATLSIVFDQAPFVEKSIESLTTEGLLGLVMAVLVILVFLLSVRSTLVTAVSIPLSVLVALIALWIGEYSLNLLTLGALTIAVGRVVDDSIVVLENIKRHLGYGEEKRDAIIGGVREVAGAVTASTLTTVAVFTPIVLVGGFVGQLFAPFAITVTVALLASLLVSLTIIPVLAYWFLRPANGGANSEDLRRAAEEKELRSPLQRGYLPVIRFATQRRWLTVALGLVVLFGTFGLATRLETNFLDDSGQDTLSISQELPVGSSLGATDAAAKQVETVLERTEGIDSYQVTVGGGANPFGGGGSVNSANFSVALGADADAAALKETLRTEFDKLSGAGEVSFGGAGGPGGGSVNQLQVIVRAADVDALARATEQVQRAMSETPDVADVQSSLAESAPRIDVKVNRAAAARFGLSDAAVGQLVAQQFRGSPLGKVTFGGEQQDVVLRSGQPPAGVDALRALPVGPTGAIKLDDIADVTEVQGPLAVTRIDGERSATVTGTSTASNLGATTAALQERLDAIEVPGATFAVGGVSADQAEAFADLGLAVLAAIAIVFVIMVATFRSLIQPLILLVSIPFAATGAIGLLLATGTPLGVPALIGVLMLVGIVVTNAIVLMDLVNQYRAQGMGVIEAVVEGGRRRLRPILMTAIATIFALLPMALGLTGEGGFISQPLAVVVIGGLISSTLLTLVLVPTLYTMVENTKERMRRRRGGSADGTGSGEPGGFGAGAAPGTPAPAGVAAGTTAVPVGPQGGPVGGRPTPSGALIDGTDQFEVLRLPKSRRSPLPPTED, from the coding sequence ATGTCGTTCCTCGCCAGACTCAGTCTCGCCAACCGAGGGCTCGTCGCGCTCATCGCGATCGTGATCACGGCATTCGGCGCGTACGCGGTGCCGTCGCTGAAGCAGCAGCTTCTGCCCTCGCTGGAGTTCCCGGCGGCCTTCATCATCGCGCCGTACCCGGGCGCCGGGCCGGAGGTTGTCGAGGAGCAGGTCGCCGAGCCGATCGAGAACAGCATCCAGGGCATCGCCGGCCTGGACAAGGTCACCTCGACCTCCCAGGAGGGCAGCGCGACCCTCCAGGTGGAGTACGAGTTCGGCACCGACCTCGACGACGCGGTCAACAAGATGCAGACCGCGCTGAACCGGATCCAGCTTCCGGAGGGCGTCGAGCCGCAGGTGATCGCCGGCAGCACCGACGACCTGCCCGCGGTCGTGCTCGCGGCGGCCGGGAGCGGTGACGAGCGCGCCCTCGCGGACCAGCTCACCGACACTGTCGTACCCGAACTGGAGTCCATCGACGGGGTCCGCACGGTCGAGGTGACCGGGGCGCGCGACCAGCAGGTGGTGATCACCCCGAACCCGGCGAAGCTCGCGGTGGCCGGCGTCTCGCCGACCGCCATCGGCACCGCCCTCCAGGCCAACGGCGTGACGATCCCGGCCGGTGCGGTCACCGAGAACGACCAGACCCGCACGGTCCAGATCGGTGGCCGGATCGCCTCGGTCGAGGAGCTCGCCGGCATCTTCCTGCCGCCGGCCCGGCCCGGCGGCCAACCGGTCCGGCTCGGTGACATCGCGACCGTCGAGCAGCAGCTCGCCGCGCCGACCTCGTTCACCCGGACCAACGGCACCAACAGCCTCGGCATCATGGTCACCGCCTCGCCGGACGGCAACGCGGTACGCATCTCGCACGAGATCCGGGACCGGCTGGCCGATCTCTCCACCGCCTCCGGCGCCACCCTGAGCATCGTCTTCGACCAGGCGCCGTTCGTGGAGAAGTCCATCGAGAGCCTGACCACCGAGGGCCTGCTGGGCCTGGTCATGGCGGTACTGGTGATCCTGGTCTTCCTGCTCTCGGTCCGGTCCACCCTGGTCACCGCGGTCTCCATCCCGCTCTCCGTGCTGGTGGCGCTGATCGCGCTCTGGATCGGCGAGTACTCGCTCAACCTGCTCACCCTCGGCGCGCTGACCATCGCGGTGGGCCGGGTGGTCGACGACTCGATCGTGGTCCTGGAGAACATCAAACGACATCTCGGGTACGGCGAGGAGAAACGCGACGCCATCATCGGCGGTGTACGGGAGGTCGCCGGCGCGGTCACCGCGTCCACCCTCACCACGGTCGCCGTCTTCACCCCGATCGTGCTGGTCGGCGGGTTCGTCGGGCAGCTCTTCGCGCCGTTCGCGATCACCGTGACGGTGGCGCTGCTCGCCTCACTGCTGGTGTCGCTGACCATCATCCCGGTGCTGGCCTACTGGTTCCTCCGGCCGGCCAATGGCGGCGCGAACAGCGAGGACCTGCGGCGGGCGGCCGAGGAGAAGGAGCTGCGCAGCCCACTCCAGCGCGGCTACCTGCCGGTGATCCGGTTCGCGACCCAGCGGCGCTGGCTGACCGTCGCCCTCGGCCTGGTCGTGCTCTTCGGCACCTTCGGGCTCGCCACCCGGCTGGAGACCAACTTCCTCGACGACTCCGGACAGGACACCCTCAGCATCAGCCAGGAACTGCCGGTCGGCAGCAGCCTGGGTGCCACCGACGCGGCGGCCAAGCAGGTCGAGACGGTGCTGGAGCGTACCGAGGGGATCGACTCGTACCAGGTGACGGTGGGCGGCGGTGCCAACCCGTTCGGCGGGGGCGGCAGCGTCAACAGCGCCAACTTCTCCGTCGCGCTCGGCGCCGACGCCGACGCCGCCGCGTTGAAGGAGACGTTGCGGACGGAGTTCGACAAGCTCAGCGGGGCCGGCGAGGTCAGCTTCGGTGGAGCCGGCGGGCCGGGTGGCGGTTCCGTCAACCAGCTCCAGGTGATCGTGCGGGCCGCCGACGTCGACGCGCTGGCACGGGCGACCGAGCAGGTACAGCGGGCCATGTCGGAGACCCCGGACGTGGCGGACGTGCAGAGCAGCCTGGCGGAGAGCGCGCCGCGGATCGACGTCAAGGTCAACCGGGCCGCCGCCGCCCGGTTCGGGCTCTCCGACGCGGCCGTCGGTCAGCTCGTCGCGCAGCAGTTCCGGGGCAGCCCGCTCGGCAAGGTCACCTTCGGTGGCGAGCAGCAGGACGTGGTGCTGCGTTCCGGGCAGCCGCCGGCCGGCGTGGACGCGTTGCGGGCCCTGCCGGTGGGGCCGACCGGTGCGATCAAGCTGGACGACATCGCCGACGTGACCGAGGTGCAGGGGCCGCTGGCGGTGACCCGGATCGACGGGGAGCGCAGCGCCACCGTCACCGGTACGTCGACCGCGTCGAACCTGGGTGCCACCACCGCCGCACTGCAGGAGCGCCTCGACGCGATCGAGGTGCCCGGGGCGACGTTCGCGGTGGGCGGGGTCAGCGCCGACCAGGCGGAGGCCTTCGCCGACCTCGGCCTCGCGGTGCTCGCCGCGATCGCCATCGTCTTCGTGATCATGGTGGCCACCTTCCGGAGCCTGATCCAGCCGCTGATCCTGCTGGTCTCCATCCCGTTCGCCGCGACCGGTGCGATCGGCCTGCTGCTGGCCACCGGTACGCCGTTGGGCGTACCGGCCCTGATCGGTGTGCTGATGCTGGTCGGCATCGTGGTGACCAACGCGATCGTGTTGATGGACCTGGTCAACCAGTACCGGGCCCAGGGGATGGGCGTGATCGAGGCGGTGGTCGAGGGCGGCCGACGCCGGCTGCGGCCGATCCTGATGACCGCGATCGCGACCATCTTCGCCCTGCTGCCGATGGCTCTCGGGTTGACCGGTGAGGGCGGGTTCATCTCGCAGCCGCTGGCCGTGGTGGTCATCGGTGGCCTGATCAGCTCGACGCTGCTCACCCTGGTGCTGGTGCCGACGCTCTACACGATGGTCGAGAACACCAAGGAGCGGATGCGTCGCCGTCGCGGCGGGTCCGCCGACGGGACCGGCTCGGGCGAGCCGGGCGGGTTCGGCGCCGGGGCGGCTCCGGGTACGCCGGCACCGGCCGGCGTGGCGGCGGGTACGACCGCCGTACCGGTCGGACCGCAGGGGGGCCCGGTCGGCGGGCGTCCGACGCCGTCCGGCGCGTTGATCGACGGCACCGACCAGTTCGAGGTGCTGCGGCTGCCGAAGAGCCGCCGGTCGCCGCTGCCGCCGACGGAGGACTGA
- the thrC gene encoding threonine synthase translates to MWRGLIEAYRNRLPVSAATPVITLHEGNTPLLPAPVLSARLGCDVYLKVEGANPTGSFKDRGMTLAVSKAVEAGNKAIICASTGNTSASAAAYAARAGLTCAVLVPQGKIALGKMAQALVHGARLLQIDGNFDDCLALAAKLAQDYPVALVNSVNIDRLHGQKTAAFEIVAALGDAPDIHCLPVGNAGNITAYWMGYEEETEAGNATRRPKMYGFQASGAAPIVTGTAVREPSTIATAIRIGNPASWTKAIDARDASGGLIAAVTDREILSAYRLLAREVGVFVELASAASVAGLLQQAAAGMVPSGSTVVCTVTGHGLKDPEWAISTAPSPITIRNDVPTAARALDLA, encoded by the coding sequence ATGTGGCGGGGCTTGATCGAGGCGTACCGGAACCGGCTGCCGGTCAGCGCGGCCACGCCGGTGATCACCCTGCACGAGGGGAACACCCCGCTGCTGCCGGCGCCGGTGCTCTCCGCGCGGCTCGGCTGTGACGTCTATCTCAAGGTGGAGGGCGCCAACCCCACCGGTTCGTTCAAGGACCGGGGCATGACGCTGGCGGTCTCCAAGGCGGTCGAGGCCGGCAACAAGGCGATCATCTGCGCCTCCACCGGCAACACCAGCGCCTCGGCGGCGGCCTACGCGGCCCGGGCCGGACTCACCTGCGCCGTACTCGTGCCGCAGGGCAAGATCGCGCTGGGCAAGATGGCCCAGGCACTGGTGCACGGCGCCCGGCTGCTCCAGATCGACGGCAACTTCGACGACTGTCTGGCGCTCGCCGCCAAACTGGCCCAGGACTACCCGGTGGCGCTGGTCAACTCGGTCAACATCGACCGGCTGCACGGCCAGAAGACGGCGGCGTTCGAGATCGTCGCGGCCCTCGGCGACGCCCCCGACATCCACTGCCTGCCGGTCGGCAACGCCGGCAACATCACCGCGTACTGGATGGGCTACGAAGAGGAGACCGAGGCCGGCAACGCCACCCGCCGCCCGAAGATGTACGGCTTCCAGGCCTCCGGCGCCGCCCCGATCGTCACCGGTACGGCGGTCCGCGAGCCCTCCACCATCGCCACCGCAATCCGGATCGGGAACCCGGCGAGCTGGACGAAGGCGATCGACGCCCGGGACGCCTCCGGCGGACTGATCGCGGCGGTGACCGACCGGGAGATCCTGTCGGCGTACCGGCTGCTCGCCCGCGAGGTGGGCGTCTTCGTCGAACTGGCCAGCGCGGCCAGCGTCGCCGGACTGTTGCAGCAGGCCGCCGCCGGAATGGTGCCCAGCGGGTCGACGGTGGTCTGCACGGTGACCGGGCACGGTCTCAAGGACCCGGAGTGGGCCATCTCGACCGCGCCCTCGCCGATCACCATCCGCAACGACGTGCCGACCGCCGCGCGCGCACTCGACCTGGCCTGA
- a CDS encoding MFS transporter, which translates to MSSPLSVLTHNRDFRRLFSAELVVFGADWFVMVPLLVLLPKLTGSGVWGALVLAVDNGILALLLPYAGTVADRLDRKKILIASNLTALAAIVLLLGVRSAGTAWLALVAIGAVAVAKAFYSPAASAALPNVVDPDDLPAANAVAGSAWGTMSIVGASLGGVLTAAVGPYACFWVASVGLAVASGLTCLIRRPLQAPRDLDLPVPRPWTAIREALQYIGRRPRVLALVTVKSAVGLGNGVLTVFPLLAGLYGVGALGTGLLFAVRGAGVLIGPLLMRRVLNHRSWLLPGLALSMSTYGLGYLGVSLTNWFPLVLVLVFVAHFAGGSNWVMSNYALQGEVPDRLRGRVFATDMMLATVAIAVSQLVVAGVVDHVDQRVVLAGCGLTTLVYAVGWWVATRRLDLSGEQGPETAAQPG; encoded by the coding sequence GTGTCGTCACCCCTTTCCGTCCTTACCCACAACCGGGATTTCCGCCGTCTGTTCAGTGCCGAACTCGTGGTGTTCGGAGCCGACTGGTTCGTCATGGTGCCGCTGCTGGTGCTGCTGCCGAAGCTGACCGGCAGCGGTGTGTGGGGAGCACTGGTGCTCGCCGTCGACAACGGGATTCTCGCCCTGCTGCTGCCGTACGCCGGGACCGTCGCCGACCGGCTGGACCGCAAGAAGATCCTGATCGCGTCGAACCTGACCGCGCTGGCCGCGATCGTCCTGCTGCTCGGGGTACGCAGCGCCGGCACCGCCTGGTTGGCGCTGGTCGCGATCGGGGCGGTGGCGGTCGCGAAGGCGTTCTACTCGCCGGCGGCATCGGCGGCCCTGCCGAACGTGGTCGACCCGGACGACCTGCCCGCCGCGAACGCGGTCGCCGGCTCGGCGTGGGGCACGATGAGCATCGTCGGGGCGTCGCTCGGCGGGGTGCTGACCGCCGCGGTGGGGCCGTACGCCTGTTTCTGGGTGGCCTCGGTCGGCCTGGCGGTGGCCTCCGGCCTGACCTGCCTGATCCGCCGCCCGTTGCAGGCGCCGCGCGACCTGGACCTGCCGGTGCCGCGCCCGTGGACGGCGATCCGGGAGGCGTTGCAGTACATCGGGCGCCGTCCCCGGGTGCTGGCCCTGGTGACCGTGAAGAGCGCGGTCGGCCTCGGCAACGGCGTGCTGACCGTGTTTCCGCTGCTGGCCGGCCTGTACGGGGTCGGTGCGCTGGGCACCGGCCTGCTCTTCGCGGTACGCGGTGCGGGTGTGCTGATCGGGCCGCTGCTGATGCGTCGGGTGCTGAACCACCGGTCCTGGCTGCTGCCCGGCCTCGCGCTGTCGATGTCGACGTACGGGTTGGGTTATCTCGGTGTGTCGCTGACGAACTGGTTCCCGCTGGTCCTGGTACTGGTCTTCGTCGCGCACTTCGCCGGCGGCAGCAACTGGGTGATGTCGAACTACGCGTTGCAGGGCGAGGTGCCGGACCGGTTGCGGGGACGGGTCTTCGCCACCGACATGATGCTGGCGACCGTGGCCATCGCGGTCAGCCAACTGGTGGTGGCCGGTGTGGTGGACCACGTCGACCAGCGGGTGGTGCTGGCCGGCTGCGGGCTGACCACCCTGGTCTACGCCGTCGGCTGGTGGGTGGCGACCCGGCGGCTCGACCTGTCCGGCGAGCAGGGCCCGGAGACCGCCGCCCAGCCGGGCTGA